One Mytilus trossulus isolate FHL-02 chromosome 5, PNRI_Mtr1.1.1.hap1, whole genome shotgun sequence DNA segment encodes these proteins:
- the LOC134719039 gene encoding short-chain collagen C4-like isoform X2 — protein MVDISTMHDVTGVTYIRWGKKLCDGSNTETIYSGQVGGGHYAHTGASVNYVCLPNDPDVAQPLKPHCDYDLIYGAEYQIGAYNQPQGMRSGIENRDAACAVCLAKGKMASIIIPGRETCYKGWTKEYSGILMAGKYDHSASSEYACVDNDAEAISEDSKDDNGILFYPVKTVCGSLKCPPYKQDTAVLCVVCSK, from the exons atggTCGACATTTCGACGATGCACGATGTGACAG GTGTGACATACATTAGATGGGGTAAGAAACTATGCGACGGATCTAATACAGAAACAATTTATTCag GTCAAGTAGGTGGAGGTCACTACGCACATACAGGGGCAAGCGTGAACTACGTATGCTTACCTAACGACCCGGATGTTGCACAGCCGCTGAAACCGCACTGTGATTACGATTTAATATATGGAGCAGAATACCAAATTGGTGCCTATAACCAGCCTCAAGGAATGAGATCTGGGATAGAAAATCGAGACGCTGCATGTGCAGTATGTTTAGCAAAAGGCAAAATGGCATCAATAATAATACcag gaaGAGAAACCTGTTACAAAGGATGGACAAAAGAATACAGTGGAATTTTAATGGCAGGAAAGTATGACCACTCCGCTTCATCAGAATACGCATGCGTAGATAATGATGCTGAAGCTATAAGTGAGGATTCAAAGGATGacaatggaattttattttatcccGTAAAAACAGTCTGCGGATCATTGAAATGTCCGCCATATAAACAAGACACAGCAGTGTTGTGTGTTGTGTGTTCAAAATAG
- the LOC134719039 gene encoding short-chain collagen C4-like isoform X1 codes for MFVLLVGVYVYKNERTIADISTTHDGTGVTYIRWGKKLCDGSNTETIYSGQVGGGHYAHTGASVNYVCLPNDPDVAQPLKPHCDYDLIYGAEYQIGAYNQPQGMRSGIENRDAACAVCLAKGKMASIIIPGRETCYKGWTKEYSGILMAGKYDHSASSEYACVDNDAEAISEDSKDDNGILFYPVKTVCGSLKCPPYKQDTAVLCVVCSK; via the exons ATGTTCGTTTTACTTGTTGGTGTATACGtatataaaaatgaacgaaCAATAGCGGACATCTCGACCACGCATGATGGAACAG GTGTGACATACATTAGATGGGGTAAGAAACTATGCGACGGATCTAATACAGAAACAATTTATTCag GTCAAGTAGGTGGAGGTCACTACGCACATACAGGGGCAAGCGTGAACTACGTATGCTTACCTAACGACCCGGATGTTGCACAGCCGCTGAAACCGCACTGTGATTACGATTTAATATATGGAGCAGAATACCAAATTGGTGCCTATAACCAGCCTCAAGGAATGAGATCTGGGATAGAAAATCGAGACGCTGCATGTGCAGTATGTTTAGCAAAAGGCAAAATGGCATCAATAATAATACcag gaaGAGAAACCTGTTACAAAGGATGGACAAAAGAATACAGTGGAATTTTAATGGCAGGAAAGTATGACCACTCCGCTTCATCAGAATACGCATGCGTAGATAATGATGCTGAAGCTATAAGTGAGGATTCAAAGGATGacaatggaattttattttatcccGTAAAAACAGTCTGCGGATCATTGAAATGTCCGCCATATAAACAAGACACAGCAGTGTTGTGTGTTGTGTGTTCAAAATAG